A window of the Hordeum vulgare subsp. vulgare chromosome 5H, MorexV3_pseudomolecules_assembly, whole genome shotgun sequence genome harbors these coding sequences:
- the LOC123399026 gene encoding two-component response regulator ORR42-like codes for MGNVSPSRLYKYHDIIGVQGRPLRDSQAARAEGSPFSSSSSSSIASTLSSILIMASKAQGSSSMKVLIVEDDAVQRMVLSNMLRKFQCEITMAMNGKEAVDLFLEGNKFDIIFCDKDMPIMTGPEAVVKIRAMGETGVKIVGMSADDHAMEVFISAGANVYVPKPMKVEALKCIIQEVISKNMNTMV; via the exons ATGGGTAATGTCTCCCCTTCACGCCTCTATAAATACCACGACATAATCGGGGTACAAGGCAGACCACTACGAGACAGTCAAGCAGCAAGAGCGGAAGGATCTCCattctcctcgtcctcgtcgtcctccatCGCCTCCACCTTATCCTCCATT CTGATCATGGCATCCAAGGCCCAAGGATCCTCCTCCATGAAGGTACTAATTGTTGAGGATGATGCAGTTCAAAGGATGGTCCTATCTAACATGTTGCGCAAATTTCAATGTGAGATTACGATGGCCATGAATGGGAAAGAAGCAGTTGACCTATTCCTAGAGGGGAACAAGTTTGACATTATTTTTTGTGATAAGGACATGCCCATCATGACTGGTCCTGAG GCAGTTGTAAAGATCCGTGCTATGGGGGAAACAGGTGTGAAGATTGTTGGGATGTCAGCTGATGACCATGCCATGGAGGTGTTCATAAGTGCTGGTGCTAATGTGTATGTGCCCAAACCAATGAAGGTTGAGGCTCTCAAGTGTATAATCCAGGAGGTCATCAGCAAGAATATGAACACTATGGTCTAG